Proteins encoded within one genomic window of Bacillus sp. 1NLA3E:
- a CDS encoding FAD-dependent monooxygenase, which translates to MNLYSDVCIVGAGPGGALLGYLLAKNNISTVVLERNSRIDKEFRGEHINEVGEHLLKKHNLYNKIQEYGILPMERIEYWDQGKPFKTIYASSKEDHLGIHIPQNHLLSVLTNEAKQFSHYRLLMNTAVNDLIEDANGKYIGVKANRDGDNVNVYASIIIASDGRFSTVKKLAHIPYQTRKHGYDLLWAKIPAPVGWKATIRFAMVDGEQLALFTQAGGFVQIGWNIKEGSYPEIRKQSFEPYIQKLVEAFPQLEGPVRQQINSWNDFVFLSVFSSSCEQWTKYGLVVIGDAAHTMTPTGAFGINCSLKDADMLAEILINMDDIKSATSQDFQTFEESRKQEMTLIQEEQIKQEQTYKENFLI; encoded by the coding sequence ATGAACCTATATTCAGATGTGTGTATTGTTGGAGCTGGTCCTGGTGGGGCTTTATTAGGATATCTCTTAGCTAAAAACAATATCTCTACCGTTGTTCTAGAAAGAAATTCGAGAATTGACAAGGAATTTCGAGGTGAACACATCAACGAAGTCGGTGAACACCTTTTAAAAAAGCATAACTTATACAATAAGATCCAGGAATATGGGATTCTCCCGATGGAACGGATCGAATATTGGGATCAGGGTAAACCATTCAAAACTATTTATGCAAGCTCTAAAGAAGATCATTTAGGCATTCACATACCACAAAACCACTTGCTAAGTGTTTTAACAAATGAGGCGAAGCAATTTTCCCATTATAGGTTATTAATGAATACTGCAGTTAATGATTTAATAGAGGATGCAAACGGTAAGTATATTGGGGTAAAAGCTAATAGGGATGGAGATAATGTTAATGTGTATGCTTCGATCATTATTGCTAGCGATGGGCGATTTTCAACAGTAAAAAAGTTAGCTCATATTCCCTACCAGACAAGGAAACATGGTTATGACCTGCTTTGGGCAAAAATTCCTGCTCCGGTTGGGTGGAAGGCAACGATCCGCTTTGCTATGGTGGACGGGGAGCAGCTTGCATTGTTCACGCAGGCCGGAGGATTTGTCCAAATCGGTTGGAACATTAAAGAGGGGTCCTATCCCGAAATTCGCAAGCAATCTTTTGAACCATATATTCAAAAATTAGTTGAGGCTTTCCCACAGTTGGAGGGTCCAGTCCGTCAGCAAATTAACTCGTGGAATGATTTCGTATTTTTATCTGTCTTCAGCAGTTCCTGTGAGCAATGGACGAAGTATGGATTGGTGGTTATCGGGGACGCAGCTCACACGATGACTCCAACGGGTGCTTTTGGGATCAATTGTTCCTTGAAGGATGCTGATATGCTAGCGGAAATTCTGATTAACATGGATGATATAAAGAGTGCAACATCTCAGGATTTCCAGACTTTTGAAGAAAGTCGGAAGCAAGAAATGACCCTGATACAAGAAGAGCAGATTAAACAGGAACAAACTTATAAAGAAAATTTCCTGATATGA
- a CDS encoding GTP cyclohydrolase II, whose protein sequence is MIAIWTSIVNKEVDILIDTRVVSILKENITVIKNNGKSIYLVGPIQLPVNLNGETTTFKWYCWLKCEDMAGHFCNDGSYDTEKIIETLSSSNLAEMQQSSVLVYGDFENEEDALIRMHSICHTGDIFGSKRCDCGFQLKQAMKMISDHGTGALFYLANHEGRGIGLFSKAMAYILQEKGLDTVEANLQLGFVDDSRNYEDAIRVLKTLRTKPVTLITNNPRKLDALKNSGANVVERVSLWGDVSKYNQKYLETKIKRSGHFRKQDDQ, encoded by the coding sequence ATGATAGCAATATGGACAAGTATTGTAAACAAAGAGGTGGATATTTTGATTGATACACGTGTAGTCTCAATTTTAAAAGAAAATATTACCGTAATTAAAAATAATGGAAAATCAATTTACCTTGTTGGTCCGATTCAATTACCTGTAAATTTGAATGGCGAAACAACTACTTTTAAATGGTATTGTTGGTTAAAATGTGAGGATATGGCAGGTCATTTTTGTAATGATGGCTCATATGATACTGAGAAAATTATTGAAACCTTATCATCGTCAAATCTAGCTGAAATGCAACAATCGAGTGTATTGGTGTATGGTGATTTTGAAAATGAAGAGGATGCGCTAATCAGGATGCATAGTATTTGCCACACTGGTGATATATTTGGCAGTAAACGGTGTGATTGTGGATTCCAATTAAAGCAGGCAATGAAAATGATTTCTGATCATGGAACAGGAGCTCTTTTTTATTTAGCAAATCACGAGGGCAGGGGAATTGGCTTGTTTAGTAAAGCAATGGCCTATATTCTTCAGGAGAAAGGGCTTGATACCGTAGAAGCCAATCTCCAGCTTGGATTTGTAGACGATTCTCGTAATTATGAGGATGCGATTAGGGTACTAAAGACACTCAGGACCAAGCCGGTAACGTTGATCACCAATAATCCTCGGAAACTTGATGCCTTGAAAAATTCGGGGGCAAATGTGGTAGAACGAGTATCATTATGGGGAGATGTTTCTAAGTATAATCAGAAATATCTCGAAACAAAAATTAAGCGTTCAGGCCATTTCCGTAAACAAGATGATCAATGA
- a CDS encoding Cof-type HAD-IIB family hydrolase — protein sequence MNNKEIKLVALDMDGTLLNDRDEVSLANRETIREAQSKGIHIVCCTGRSLITSRDYVKNLELSSYHITVNGSEVWDEKGVLIHRKIVPTDHIQWMFDLAKEHQTKFWATATDRVWRREMPEEIENHTWLKFGFEIPEDDVRNTILGNLRERGQYFEISNSSPINIEVNSSGVNKARGIEVVCGRLGLSMDQVMAVGDSLNDMSMIQAAGIGVAMGNAQEEVKRAANWVTATNNEDGVAHAIHKWVLS from the coding sequence TTGAACAACAAGGAAATTAAGCTCGTTGCTTTAGATATGGACGGGACTTTGCTGAATGATCGAGATGAAGTCTCGCTAGCAAACCGAGAAACTATTAGAGAAGCGCAAAGCAAAGGGATACATATCGTTTGTTGCACGGGAAGATCTTTAATTACTTCCCGTGATTACGTTAAGAATCTAGAACTATCTTCCTACCATATTACAGTAAATGGTAGTGAGGTCTGGGATGAAAAAGGTGTTCTGATTCACAGAAAAATCGTTCCGACCGACCATATTCAGTGGATGTTCGATTTAGCAAAGGAACATCAAACCAAATTTTGGGCAACCGCCACAGACCGTGTTTGGCGCAGGGAAATGCCTGAAGAAATAGAAAATCACACTTGGTTAAAATTCGGCTTTGAGATTCCTGAAGATGATGTTCGAAATACTATTCTAGGGAATCTTCGCGAGCGTGGTCAGTATTTTGAAATTAGTAATTCTAGTCCAATCAATATTGAGGTCAACTCGAGTGGTGTCAATAAAGCCAGAGGGATTGAAGTGGTTTGTGGGCGACTTGGTCTATCAATGGATCAGGTTATGGCTGTGGGTGACAGCTTAAATGACATGTCCATGATTCAGGCTGCTGGAATAGGGGTAGCGATGGGTAACGCCCAAGAGGAAGTAAAACGTGCAGCAAATTGGGTGACAGCTACGAATAATGAAGATGGTGTCGCCCACGCCATTCACAAATGGGTGCTAAGCTAA
- the qoxD gene encoding cytochrome aa3 quinol oxidase subunit IV, translated as MSQHTKTTGFPISHVMGFLMSLVLTFGAVFVALKTSLPLKTIIWVIGTLAVIQAAMQLYMFMHMNEGEDGKAQLINIVYAFFIAAVTVFGTVWVMSFGM; from the coding sequence ATGTCGCAACATACAAAAACAACAGGATTTCCGATTAGTCATGTGATGGGCTTTCTTATGTCTCTGGTTTTGACATTTGGTGCTGTCTTTGTTGCTCTAAAGACCTCCTTACCATTAAAAACTATTATTTGGGTGATTGGTACTCTAGCGGTGATTCAAGCCGCTATGCAGTTGTATATGTTCATGCATATGAATGAGGGTGAAGACGGGAAGGCACAACTAATTAACATTGTGTACGCATTTTTCATTGCTGCTGTTACTGTTTTTGGAACAGTTTGGGTTATGTCATTTGGAATGTAG
- the qoxC gene encoding cytochrome aa3 quinol oxidase subunit III, producing MSAKLDTTLPLEYQLEQSRLNIFGFWIFLGAEIVLFATLFSVYAVLAGRTAGGPTPQEIFVLKDVLIETILLLTSSFTCGLAIYEMRRHNLKGLLTWLLITLLLGAGFIFMEVSEFANYVHEGATMQTSAFLSSFFVLLGTHGAHVSLGIGWAILIIIQLLRRGITPVTARKIFIIGLYWHFLDVVWIFIFTFVYLARMVG from the coding sequence ATGTCAGCTAAACTCGATACAACGTTACCATTAGAATATCAATTAGAACAAAGCAGATTAAATATTTTCGGATTTTGGATTTTCTTAGGGGCAGAAATCGTCCTTTTCGCTACCCTCTTTTCTGTATATGCGGTCCTTGCTGGTCGAACTGCAGGAGGACCTACTCCACAGGAAATCTTTGTACTAAAGGATGTCTTAATTGAAACGATATTATTGTTAACGAGTAGTTTCACTTGCGGTCTTGCAATCTATGAAATGCGCCGTCACAACCTGAAGGGCTTATTGACTTGGCTGCTTATCACATTGCTGCTTGGTGCAGGGTTTATCTTTATGGAAGTTTCAGAGTTTGCTAATTATGTTCATGAAGGTGCAACCATGCAAACCAGCGCCTTCCTATCTAGCTTTTTCGTCTTACTAGGAACGCACGGAGCACACGTAAGCTTAGGAATTGGTTGGGCTATTTTGATTATTATCCAGCTTCTACGACGCGGGATCACTCCAGTAACTGCAAGAAAGATCTTTATTATTGGCTTATATTGGCATTTTCTTGATGTTGTTTGGATATTCATTTTCACATTTGTTTATTTAGCAAGGATGGTGGGGTAA
- the qoxB gene encoding cytochrome aa3 quinol oxidase subunit I, with the protein MNINWKEFFMLDGEPLIIGSQIAILLSMVGVVAGITYFKKWRWLWTEWLTTVDHKKIGIMYILAGVLMFFRGGIDGLLMKVQTSRPEMQFLDAQHYNEIFTTHGVIMIIFMAMPMLMGLMNMIIPLQIGARDVAFPQLNALSFWLFFCGAMLFNISFVIGGSPDAGWTSYFPLAGKEFSPGIGNNYYAVALQIAGIGTLMTGINFIVTILKMRTKGMTLMKMPMFTWTSFITSVIIVASFPIFTVALALMTFDRIFGAHFFTLSGGGMDMLWANLFWLWGHPEVYIVVLPAFGIFSEVISTFSRKTLYGYKSMVFSIVGIAILSMLVWVHHFFTMGAGPGVNSVFSITTMLIAVPTGVKIFNWLFTMRKGRIQFTTAMLWALAFVPCFMIGGITGVMLAMGAADYQYHNTLFLVAHFHYVLIPGVVFAVFAGLYYWWPKMFGFMLNEKIGKWHFWLFVIGFNITFLPMFFLGLNGAVRRSYTFSVESGYAPLFLVSFIGALILAAGFAALCYNIYWSARYADRNISSDPWNGRTLEWATASPVQHYNFAIQPEVNSLDAFWYMKKNKQDLFVNEKEYQEIHMPSNSGLPFFMCVVFGIAGFFLVFEWNIAAAIAAIGIIAGLIYRSFDYNDGFHVRVDEIIKTERNWKKVDKEVNNHVS; encoded by the coding sequence ATGAACATTAATTGGAAAGAATTCTTTATGCTGGATGGTGAACCTTTAATTATTGGATCTCAAATAGCCATTCTATTATCTATGGTTGGGGTTGTCGCAGGAATAACCTACTTTAAAAAATGGCGTTGGTTATGGACAGAGTGGCTTACCACCGTTGATCATAAAAAAATAGGGATTATGTACATTCTTGCTGGTGTATTAATGTTTTTCCGGGGTGGAATTGACGGTTTGTTAATGAAAGTTCAAACCTCTAGACCTGAAATGCAGTTTTTAGATGCACAGCATTATAATGAAATTTTTACCACCCACGGTGTCATTATGATTATTTTTATGGCAATGCCGATGCTAATGGGTTTAATGAACATGATCATTCCTTTACAAATTGGGGCACGTGATGTTGCTTTCCCTCAGTTAAATGCCTTAAGCTTCTGGTTATTTTTCTGTGGTGCTATGCTATTTAATATTTCCTTTGTCATAGGTGGATCACCAGATGCAGGCTGGACCTCCTACTTTCCTTTAGCTGGAAAAGAGTTTAGTCCAGGCATTGGAAATAACTATTATGCGGTTGCGCTCCAAATTGCCGGAATCGGAACCTTGATGACGGGGATCAATTTTATCGTAACTATCTTAAAGATGAGGACTAAAGGGATGACCTTGATGAAAATGCCTATGTTCACATGGACGTCTTTCATCACTTCTGTCATCATTGTAGCCTCTTTCCCGATTTTCACAGTAGCACTTGCATTAATGACATTTGACCGTATTTTTGGGGCACACTTCTTCACACTTTCTGGTGGTGGAATGGATATGCTTTGGGCCAACCTTTTCTGGTTATGGGGACATCCTGAAGTATATATTGTGGTTCTTCCTGCTTTTGGTATATTTTCGGAGGTCATTTCAACCTTCTCCCGAAAGACCTTGTATGGATATAAATCAATGGTCTTCTCCATTGTCGGGATCGCCATTCTAAGTATGTTGGTTTGGGTGCACCACTTTTTTACAATGGGTGCTGGACCTGGCGTTAACTCAGTTTTCTCTATTACCACGATGCTTATCGCTGTTCCAACCGGAGTGAAAATATTTAACTGGTTGTTTACGATGCGGAAGGGGAGAATTCAATTTACAACTGCGATGCTTTGGGCACTAGCCTTTGTCCCTTGCTTTATGATTGGCGGTATTACTGGTGTCATGCTTGCCATGGGGGCAGCAGATTATCAATACCATAATACTCTTTTCCTAGTAGCACACTTCCATTATGTGTTGATACCTGGCGTTGTATTTGCAGTATTCGCTGGACTTTACTATTGGTGGCCAAAGATGTTTGGATTTATGCTAAACGAAAAAATCGGCAAATGGCATTTCTGGTTATTTGTTATCGGTTTTAACATTACCTTCTTACCCATGTTCTTCTTAGGTCTAAACGGAGCGGTACGACGTTCCTACACTTTTTCAGTTGAATCTGGATATGCACCTTTATTCTTGGTTTCCTTCATTGGTGCATTAATCTTAGCAGCCGGATTTGCGGCTTTATGCTATAACATCTATTGGAGTGCTCGATATGCGGATCGTAATATTTCATCTGATCCTTGGAACGGACGAACCTTAGAATGGGCAACAGCGTCACCGGTTCAGCACTATAATTTTGCAATCCAACCAGAAGTAAACTCACTTGATGCCTTCTGGTATATGAAAAAAAATAAACAAGATCTATTTGTAAATGAAAAAGAGTATCAAGAAATCCATATGCCTAGTAATTCTGGTCTACCATTTTTTATGTGTGTGGTGTTTGGTATTGCTGGATTCTTTCTTGTATTTGAATGGAACATCGCTGCAGCCATTGCAGCAATAGGCATCATCGCTGGACTCATTTATCGTTCTTTTGATTATAATGATGGGTTTCATGTTCGGGTAGACGAAATAATCAAGACGGAACGAAATTGGAAAAAGGTTGATAAAGAGGTGAATAATCATGTCAGCTAA
- the qoxA gene encoding cytochrome aa3 quinol oxidase subunit II has protein sequence MKLKKTWLFSILTVVPLLLLSGCETNMVVFDPQGPVARSILDLINWSLVFMVIIVVVVFGLFAYIVWKYRATPANEDYEAPEEHGSTVLEIIWITIPILIVVALTIPTVKTIYDLEKVPKGYENKEPITIHVTSADWKWIFSYPEQGIETINYVNIPEDRPVLFKLTSAGTMQSFWVPALAGQKYTMNKMETQLYVVADHPGSYLGRNTNFNGKGYADMEFEVLSQTQKDFDKWVKDVKKTAPKLSETKYSELLKPTHLGRLTYSNTHLTWVNHADMDSKTFTNPELYKVHGYQGKIFKEKDSANKNEMSNMSGMNQDSGGEQDEH, from the coding sequence ATGAAATTGAAAAAAACCTGGTTGTTTTCAATACTTACCGTCGTCCCGCTATTATTATTAAGCGGATGCGAAACCAATATGGTTGTATTTGACCCGCAGGGTCCAGTTGCTCGGAGCATTTTAGATTTAATTAACTGGTCACTTGTTTTCATGGTAATTATCGTAGTGGTTGTTTTCGGATTATTTGCCTACATAGTTTGGAAATATCGCGCTACTCCTGCCAACGAGGATTATGAAGCACCTGAGGAACACGGCAGTACAGTGCTAGAAATCATTTGGATCACGATTCCAATCTTAATTGTCGTTGCATTAACAATCCCAACGGTAAAAACGATTTATGACCTAGAAAAAGTACCTAAAGGCTATGAAAATAAGGAACCAATCACGATCCATGTTACTTCCGCAGACTGGAAGTGGATTTTTAGCTATCCTGAACAGGGCATTGAGACGATTAATTATGTCAATATTCCAGAAGATCGGCCTGTCCTATTTAAATTAACATCTGCAGGTACGATGCAATCCTTCTGGGTACCTGCTTTAGCTGGACAAAAATACACAATGAATAAAATGGAGACACAATTATATGTTGTGGCAGATCACCCTGGATCTTATTTAGGTCGCAACACGAACTTTAACGGAAAAGGTTATGCAGATATGGAATTTGAAGTATTGTCACAAACCCAAAAAGATTTTGATAAATGGGTGAAAGATGTGAAGAAAACGGCTCCTAAACTATCTGAAACTAAATATAGTGAATTATTGAAACCAACCCATTTAGGGCGCTTAACCTACTCAAATACGCATTTAACATGGGTGAATCATGCCGATATGGATTCAAAAACCTTTACAAATCCGGAGCTTTATAAAGTTCACGGGTACCAAGGGAAGATTTTCAAAGAAAAAGATAGCGCAAACAAAAACGAAATGAGCAATATGAGCGGTATGAATCAAGACAGCGGAGGTGAACAGGATGAACATTAA
- a CDS encoding mechanosensitive ion channel family protein: MEKITSDVFDFFDINWGHVQNYFISLILTGVITYFVLRMIRMSIHQFFKRTDLIEEKKENTIESVVRNTSNYVLFTLVLIAAIKPFVINLKEFIMAGGIIAAIVGFGAQKLINDLLSGIFIIFERTVQKGDFVHINGEIEGGTVEELGFRVIKIRLINGKLVTISNGEIRKLVNGSVEMRRVFESVIVSFNENPEKVKVVLQEVCEELNERHKPYLLVDKMVGEFKEEYRVYGLHSLDVSPLGYKFSITATVKDTDYITAAQEAKQLLAQTLYDHKIVLPAQQVVLQREPQSSAIK, encoded by the coding sequence ATGGAGAAGATTACTAGTGACGTTTTTGATTTCTTTGATATAAATTGGGGGCATGTTCAAAATTATTTTATTTCTTTAATATTGACGGGTGTGATCACTTACTTTGTTTTACGTATGATACGGATGTCTATTCATCAGTTTTTTAAAAGGACTGATCTAATAGAAGAGAAGAAAGAAAATACGATCGAAAGTGTTGTAAGGAATACATCTAACTATGTTTTATTTACTTTAGTTTTAATTGCCGCGATTAAACCATTCGTTATTAATTTAAAAGAGTTTATCATGGCAGGGGGAATTATTGCGGCCATTGTTGGTTTTGGGGCACAAAAGTTAATAAATGACCTTCTAAGTGGGATTTTTATTATTTTTGAAAGGACGGTCCAAAAAGGGGATTTTGTCCACATTAATGGGGAAATAGAAGGGGGAACCGTCGAAGAGCTAGGCTTCAGGGTGATAAAAATTAGGTTAATAAATGGAAAGCTGGTCACAATATCAAACGGAGAAATTCGAAAGCTAGTCAATGGCTCTGTTGAAATGCGACGCGTTTTCGAAAGTGTGATTGTTTCTTTTAATGAAAACCCTGAAAAGGTTAAAGTGGTGCTACAGGAAGTATGTGAAGAATTAAATGAACGGCATAAGCCATATTTGTTAGTGGATAAAATGGTGGGGGAATTCAAAGAAGAATACCGAGTATATGGATTACATTCTTTAGATGTAAGTCCTTTAGGATACAAATTTTCCATTACCGCTACCGTCAAGGACACAGATTACATAACAGCAGCACAGGAAGCGAAGCAATTGCTTGCTCAAACTCTGTATGATCATAAAATTGTTTTGCCTGCTCAGCAAGTTGTCCTACAACGTGAACCCCAATCTTCAGCAATAAAGTGA
- a CDS encoding cation:dicarboxylate symporter family transporter, translating into MKKYGLAIQILIGLLLGIGVGAIFFGNPQIETFLQPIGDIFLRLIKMIVIPIVVASIIVGVAGTGDMKKLGKLGGKTLLYFEIVTTIAIFVGLTAANIFKPGKGIDMSSLTKGDISKYMETSSAVADHKFIDTFVNIVPTNIFQSLMNGDMLAIIFFSVLFGLGIAAIGEKGKPVLAFFRGTADAMFFVTNQIMKFAPFGVFALIGVTVSKFGISSLVPLGKLIIVVYATMFFFIFVVLGGIAKLHGIPFLNMIKLLKDELILAYSTASSETVLPKLIEKMEAFGCPKSITSFVIPTGYSFNLDGSTLYQAIAALFIAQMYGIHMPISSQITLMLVLMVTSKGIAGVPGVSFVVLLATLGTVGIPVEGLAFIAGIDRVLDMARTAVNVVGNSLAAAVISKWEGEFKPQKAYVKIEKAS; encoded by the coding sequence ATGAAAAAGTATGGATTAGCCATTCAAATTTTAATTGGTTTACTTTTAGGTATTGGAGTTGGGGCGATCTTTTTTGGTAACCCACAAATTGAAACCTTCTTACAACCAATAGGCGATATTTTCCTTCGTCTCATTAAAATGATCGTAATCCCTATTGTTGTTGCCAGTATTATTGTAGGTGTTGCAGGTACAGGTGACATGAAAAAGCTTGGAAAACTGGGAGGAAAAACGCTTCTTTATTTTGAAATCGTTACAACGATTGCAATTTTTGTTGGGTTAACTGCTGCGAATATATTTAAGCCTGGCAAAGGTATTGATATGAGCTCTTTAACAAAAGGAGACATATCGAAATACATGGAAACATCCTCAGCTGTTGCAGATCATAAATTTATCGATACATTTGTAAATATTGTTCCAACAAATATCTTTCAATCCTTAATGAACGGTGACATGCTTGCTATTATTTTCTTTTCAGTATTATTCGGTTTAGGTATTGCGGCAATTGGAGAAAAAGGAAAACCAGTTTTAGCTTTCTTCCGTGGAACTGCCGATGCGATGTTTTTTGTCACAAACCAAATAATGAAGTTTGCTCCATTTGGAGTGTTCGCACTTATTGGAGTTACGGTTTCTAAATTTGGTATAAGTTCACTTGTCCCACTTGGAAAACTTATAATAGTTGTATATGCTACCATGTTTTTCTTTATTTTTGTTGTACTTGGGGGCATTGCAAAATTACACGGTATCCCTTTCTTAAACATGATAAAATTGTTGAAAGACGAATTGATTCTCGCTTATAGTACAGCAAGTTCGGAAACGGTGTTACCAAAATTGATTGAAAAAATGGAAGCCTTCGGGTGCCCTAAATCGATTACCTCATTTGTCATTCCCACTGGATATTCCTTTAACCTTGATGGATCGACTTTGTATCAAGCAATAGCAGCCTTGTTTATTGCCCAAATGTATGGTATTCATATGCCAATCAGTTCACAAATTACCTTAATGCTAGTATTAATGGTTACCTCAAAGGGCATCGCCGGTGTACCTGGAGTATCATTTGTTGTTTTACTTGCCACACTCGGAACGGTTGGAATCCCGGTTGAAGGACTAGCCTTTATTGCCGGAATTGACCGAGTGCTTGATATGGCGAGAACCGCTGTAAACGTTGTTGGAAACTCACTTGCCGCTGCTGTTATTTCCAAATGGGAAGGCGAGTTTAAACCTCAGAAAGCTTATGTAAAAATCGAAAAAGCATCATAA
- a CDS encoding amino acid permease codes for MDLFRKKSISQLLEQSEGKGSTLKKDLGPFDLTMLGIGAIIGTGVFVLTGVVAAEHAGPALILSFVLSAMACVFAALCYSEFASTVPVSGSAYTYSYATFGELLAWILGWDLILEYGVASSAVAAGWSGYFQGLLTGVGIHLPTAVTSAFNAEKGTYVDLPAIIVVLLITFLLTKGIKKSAKFNTIMVLIKLAVIALFIGVGSFYVQPENWTPFMPFGFSGVATGAATVFFAYIGFDAVSTAAEEVRNPQRSMPIGIIASLAICTILYIVVALVLTGMVPYTMLGVNNPVAFALQYIHQDWVAGFISLGAIIGITTVLLVMVYGQTRLFYAMSRDGLLPSIFSRVNKRTQTPVSNSWITAGMICFFAGFVPLNKLAELTNIGTLFAFIVVSLGVLVLRKTQPNLKRAFKVPYVPYVPILSVLFCLYLVLQLPVTTWIGFVVWLLIGLGVYFTYGRQRSKLNVNQKSERKVG; via the coding sequence ATGGATCTGTTTAGGAAAAAATCAATATCGCAGCTTCTAGAACAATCAGAAGGAAAGGGTTCAACGCTAAAGAAAGATCTTGGCCCTTTTGATCTCACTATGCTAGGTATTGGGGCAATAATTGGAACGGGAGTTTTCGTTCTTACTGGAGTTGTAGCGGCCGAACATGCTGGGCCAGCACTTATTTTATCATTTGTTCTTTCAGCAATGGCATGTGTCTTTGCAGCGTTATGTTATTCTGAATTTGCTTCTACAGTTCCTGTTTCGGGAAGTGCTTATACCTATAGTTACGCTACGTTTGGCGAGTTATTAGCATGGATATTGGGATGGGATTTGATTTTAGAATATGGGGTAGCCTCATCGGCAGTAGCTGCCGGTTGGTCAGGGTATTTTCAGGGTCTATTGACCGGAGTTGGTATCCACCTTCCTACTGCAGTTACAAGTGCATTTAATGCAGAAAAGGGGACTTACGTTGACTTACCGGCTATTATCGTTGTTCTACTGATCACTTTCCTATTAACAAAAGGAATCAAAAAATCAGCTAAATTTAATACTATAATGGTGCTTATCAAGTTGGCTGTTATTGCCCTATTTATTGGTGTTGGGTCATTTTATGTTCAGCCAGAAAATTGGACTCCATTTATGCCATTTGGGTTTTCAGGTGTAGCAACCGGCGCAGCCACGGTGTTTTTTGCATACATTGGATTTGACGCTGTATCAACAGCTGCTGAAGAGGTTCGTAATCCCCAGCGGAGTATGCCAATCGGAATTATTGCCTCTTTAGCGATTTGTACAATTTTATATATCGTCGTTGCCCTGGTTCTAACTGGTATGGTTCCATACACTATGCTTGGTGTTAACAATCCAGTTGCATTTGCATTACAGTATATTCACCAAGATTGGGTTGCTGGATTCATCTCATTAGGTGCGATTATAGGAATTACAACTGTTTTATTAGTAATGGTTTATGGACAAACGAGATTATTCTATGCAATGAGCCGAGATGGATTGCTACCAAGCATTTTTTCACGTGTGAATAAAAGAACACAGACTCCGGTTTCAAATAGTTGGATTACCGCAGGAATGATTTGCTTTTTCGCTGGCTTCGTACCATTAAATAAATTAGCTGAATTAACTAACATAGGAACACTTTTCGCTTTCATTGTCGTATCTCTTGGGGTTTTGGTACTAAGGAAAACACAACCCAACTTAAAGCGAGCATTTAAAGTTCCTTATGTACCCTATGTACCTATTCTGTCAGTGCTGTTCTGTCTCTATTTAGTATTACAGCTTCCTGTAACAACATGGATTGGTTTTGTTGTCTGGTTATTAATCGGATTAGGGGTGTACTTCACTTATGGACGGCAGAGAAGTAAGCTAAATGTCAATCAAAAAAGTGAACGAAAAGTTGGTTAA
- a CDS encoding phage holin has protein sequence MNWKVRFSNLSWVFALLSQIMLMVQMVLSGLHSMGVTEFQLTDDFRSNVLSFANTIFVIFSFFGIIQDPTTKGYRDSVHALTYEKPK, from the coding sequence ATTAATTGGAAGGTTCGCTTTAGTAATTTGAGTTGGGTTTTTGCACTTTTATCACAAATCATGCTGATGGTTCAGATGGTGTTATCAGGATTACATTCAATGGGGGTAACTGAATTTCAATTGACAGATGATTTTAGAAGTAATGTCCTTTCCTTTGCCAATACAATTTTTGTGATTTTTTCCTTTTTTGGCATCATTCAGGATCCCACAACAAAAGGGTACCGTGATAGTGTTCATGCTTTGACCTATGAAAAGCCAAAATAA